One stretch of Desulfovibrio sp. JC010 DNA includes these proteins:
- a CDS encoding GGDEF domain-containing protein, producing MLENTLFETHFNIIPFPIYVIDINSYEIVFCNSSFKAVFGDRTDNTCYEALYGHEAPCIDCRIPQLVDDKRGPNGLSLTVEKFNERNDRWYQLQEKALSWPDGRTVKHTIAVDITELKEVQNKLVEAHASLALKTRQLEHLAAHDNLTGVLNRLSLEKALHAEIDRTERYGREFSFVILDIDRFKSINDTFGHQVGDEVLVEFCRLLVENLRQSDLLGRWGGEEFVIICPETDLDAVLKMAEKLRSRVADHAFDGAGRVTASFGVTQFIAGDSQRSLMKRADDALYLAKKKGRNMVLEG from the coding sequence ATGCTTGAAAATACTTTGTTTGAAACTCATTTCAACATAATTCCATTTCCCATTTATGTTATTGATATAAATAGTTACGAGATAGTTTTTTGTAACAGCAGTTTTAAAGCCGTCTTCGGGGATCGCACTGATAATACCTGCTACGAAGCTCTTTACGGTCATGAAGCTCCGTGCATCGACTGTCGCATTCCGCAATTGGTGGATGATAAAAGGGGGCCTAACGGACTGAGCCTGACTGTTGAAAAGTTCAATGAACGTAATGACCGCTGGTATCAGCTGCAGGAAAAAGCTCTTAGCTGGCCGGATGGGCGCACAGTAAAACACACTATCGCCGTTGATATCACCGAGCTGAAGGAAGTGCAGAACAAACTGGTGGAGGCCCATGCCAGTCTGGCCTTGAAGACCAGGCAGCTGGAGCATCTGGCCGCCCATGACAATTTGACCGGGGTTCTGAACAGATTGAGTCTTGAAAAAGCCCTTCATGCTGAAATTGACCGCACAGAACGTTATGGCCGTGAATTTTCTTTTGTAATTCTGGATATTGACCGATTCAAAAGCATTAATGATACTTTCGGGCATCAGGTCGGGGATGAAGTGCTCGTTGAATTCTGTCGTCTTCTTGTAGAAAATCTGCGTCAGAGTGATCTTCTAGGCCGCTGGGGCGGGGAGGAATTTGTCATTATCTGTCCTGAAACGGATCTTGACGCAGTATTGAAAATGGCCGAGAAACTGCGCAGCAGGGTTGCTGACCATGCTTTTGACGGGGCCGGGCGCGTGACCGCAAGCTTCGGTGTGACCCAGTTTATTGCAGGCGACAGCCAGAGAAGTCTGATGAAGAGGGCTGACGATGCCCTTTACCTGGCCAAAAAGAAAGGCCGGAATATGGTACTGGAAGGGTGA
- a CDS encoding HAMP domain-containing sensor histidine kinase yields MDHLFAYEYYNEAHEQWFQMHEKSLAWPDGRIVKYTIAVDISSQKSTQNQLAEAHAELALKNKDLRRRNELLKENVRLREDMERMLHHDLKGPLNPILSLPELYVNDDSISEDVRSSFGLISLAGNEILGMVNNSQDMIQLERGTYKLKSEEFDLLDLLFRVSGSLESFSKYKNLEFKYYLDGQEVDDSTEFLLNGEILLCRSMFSNLIKNAIEASPDRGLVKLDLSVDGGDAYLSITNEGGVPKEIRSRFFEKYSTYSKQGGTGLGTYSASLIARAHGGKIDLDSSVEDRTTVVVSLSCKGKGQY; encoded by the coding sequence GTGGATCATTTGTTTGCCTATGAGTACTATAATGAGGCTCATGAGCAATGGTTTCAGATGCATGAAAAGTCATTGGCATGGCCGGACGGACGTATTGTTAAATATACAATTGCAGTGGATATAAGCTCGCAGAAATCTACCCAGAATCAGCTTGCAGAAGCTCATGCGGAATTGGCCCTGAAGAATAAGGATTTGCGTCGCCGGAATGAATTGCTGAAGGAAAACGTGCGATTGCGTGAAGATATGGAGCGCATGCTTCATCATGATCTTAAAGGACCGCTTAATCCCATACTTTCTCTGCCGGAATTGTATGTTAACGACGATTCAATTTCCGAAGACGTGCGCAGTTCTTTTGGTCTGATCTCTCTTGCCGGGAACGAGATTCTGGGTATGGTCAATAATTCTCAGGATATGATCCAGCTTGAGCGCGGTACTTACAAATTAAAGAGTGAAGAGTTTGATCTGCTGGATCTCCTGTTCAGGGTTTCCGGATCCCTTGAATCTTTCTCAAAGTATAAGAATCTTGAGTTTAAATATTATTTAGACGGTCAGGAAGTTGATGATTCTACTGAATTTCTCCTTAACGGGGAAATCCTTCTCTGTCGTTCCATGTTTTCGAATTTGATAAAGAATGCCATTGAAGCATCTCCGGATAGAGGATTGGTAAAGCTGGATCTGAGTGTTGATGGCGGTGATGCCTATCTCTCAATAACCAATGAGGGTGGGGTTCCCAAAGAGATACGCAGCCGTTTCTTTGAAAAATATTCCACATACAGCAAGCAGGGCGGGACCGGACTGGGGACATATTCCGCCAGCCTGATTGCGCGGGCCCATGGCGGGAAGATTGATCTGGATTCTTCTGTTGAGGATCGCACAACGGTTGTTGTTTCGCTTTCGTGTAAAGGTAAAGGTCAATATTGA
- a CDS encoding chemotaxis protein CheX, producing MSEKETIKSLITAVEHRCRNYLQDEMELPVKTVEHAPQQVKSLTLKDMTALVSLGGSFNVYIAFSFEMKVMKQIFNTYTADIEIDPDEEDMYIEETAGDVINTVIGNAMAEIPEDSVAISLTPPVVLPGARNITRHKDAYFFMTDFITELGTMSVMYIGPMKFFTTNLDLKVD from the coding sequence ATGTCGGAAAAGGAAACCATCAAAAGCCTGATAACAGCTGTTGAACACAGATGCAGAAACTATCTCCAAGATGAAATGGAACTTCCGGTAAAAACTGTGGAACATGCGCCGCAGCAGGTAAAAAGCCTGACCCTGAAAGACATGACAGCACTTGTCAGTCTGGGCGGCAGTTTCAATGTTTATATCGCCTTCAGTTTCGAGATGAAAGTAATGAAGCAGATATTCAACACATACACTGCCGATATTGAAATCGATCCCGATGAAGAGGACATGTACATAGAAGAGACTGCCGGAGATGTAATCAATACCGTAATCGGCAATGCCATGGCGGAGATCCCGGAAGACAGTGTTGCAATATCCCTCACCCCGCCCGTTGTCCTGCCCGGCGCAAGAAACATTACCCGGCATAAAGACGCCTATTTTTTTATGACCGACTTCATAACCGAGCTTGGCACCATGTCCGTCATGTACATCGGTCCCATGAAATTTTTCACCACAAACCTCGACTTAAAGGTAGATTAA
- a CDS encoding response regulator, with protein MEALNVLVVDDSGIVIMKLSKIFKELGHNVVGSAKTGVQAIEQYAELNPDLVTMDITMPDMNGIEATQKILEQDENATIIMVTSHGQEQMVMDAIDAGAKGYILKPFYADKIQAHLEKIFAAED; from the coding sequence ATGGAAGCTTTAAACGTCCTAGTTGTAGACGATTCCGGAATTGTCATCATGAAACTCAGCAAAATATTCAAAGAGCTGGGACATAATGTTGTGGGGTCGGCAAAAACCGGAGTACAGGCTATTGAGCAGTACGCCGAACTGAATCCGGACCTTGTGACCATGGATATCACCATGCCGGACATGAACGGCATTGAAGCCACACAGAAAATACTGGAACAGGATGAAAATGCCACCATCATCATGGTCACCTCCCACGGTCAGGAACAGATGGTTATGGACGCCATTGATGCCGGGGCCAAAGGATACATCCTTAAGCCCTTTTATGCTGATAAAATTCAGGCCCATCTTGAAAAAATATTCGCAGCCGAAGATTAG
- a CDS encoding ATP-binding protein, whose product MKFRYQILLLALLPLVVSVLISLSEIGQLLTQLKAGIDKDLHASEQKIITRLDAGRQLTAETARVIAESDDILLGLQTTDVEMLYQQGRMFLGSDVDYIAFIDPHGMINARGHDEFRFGDTPETNAEIHKGLAGKEFSGLTKYDGQTLLFSVAPIHYYDGTTMGAVVVGITIKSDFLKSIAGVQGVRVQINKNKKILADSMPGKSTLEMRSMTFPYPAGSPDPYTVKVMFDASERLHNLSQLQNNLGIYGSILAAVLISLIFFFTNRLVDPIKTLVVAMHDYTSKGVTSFNIPRSTKEIYELVNAFREMICDLEENKKSLVDAEKKYRTIFEKALQGIYQTDLDGKIIVANPAIARIYGAENTDELTGTRPGSHAFKYSSPESHELFLREIVEKGENKSQSFSLINSAGQEKLIIESGQLLYDEEGKPFAIEGAVRDETRKMQQEKTERKRSIAEAASKAKSVFLDNSGQGFLSFGPELLVDGEFSRECANILPDMCAGCEISKLLYPDPDDDKIRKQFAFNLQRILKEEQEFKRDLFISLMPQEFNLIRKIVKCDYKYIEGQLMMILTDITAERKLEETAKQEQKRLRFIVSTVRSSKDFFDITESFNDFCAETFGPALKSGPESPEQLEELYRGVHTFKGLMLQQDFIHTPPMLHELETLLGNAAQEPSSGNASMQQLFSACKQAFDKDMEIIRESLGEKFLKAGPAVSLSRETAEELKNMAADMLAEAQAPNHSDETRKALLELTRIDHLSIIEALENGGRVVDRLAPALEKEVDAFTVEGDDIYLDAEKFGPFLQSLVHVFRNAIDHGIETPDERLELEKEGPARISCSVHTAGGNIEIIIADNGRGIDADLIREAAVAKGMMNEEEAVAMTDEEIQGLIFKTMFSTREKVTSLSGRGVGLGAVSTEVEALGGTVRVESELWKGTKFIFNLPLETID is encoded by the coding sequence ATGAAATTCCGATATCAAATCCTACTTCTGGCATTGTTACCCCTTGTGGTGTCCGTTCTGATCTCACTGAGCGAAATCGGTCAGTTGCTTACCCAGCTCAAAGCCGGGATTGATAAAGATCTCCACGCAAGTGAACAGAAAATTATCACCCGCCTGGACGCAGGACGGCAGCTGACAGCGGAAACAGCCCGGGTTATCGCGGAAAGTGACGATATTCTGCTCGGACTGCAAACCACAGATGTGGAAATGCTCTACCAGCAGGGGCGCATGTTTCTGGGTTCCGATGTTGATTACATTGCTTTTATTGACCCGCACGGAATGATCAATGCCCGGGGCCATGACGAATTCAGATTCGGCGACACACCGGAAACAAATGCCGAAATACATAAGGGGCTGGCCGGCAAGGAGTTTTCAGGACTTACAAAGTACGACGGTCAAACCCTGCTATTTTCCGTTGCCCCCATTCACTACTATGACGGCACAACCATGGGTGCGGTAGTGGTGGGAATCACAATTAAAAGCGACTTCCTTAAAAGTATTGCCGGGGTACAGGGAGTCCGGGTGCAGATAAATAAAAACAAAAAAATACTTGCCGACTCCATGCCGGGAAAAAGCACCCTTGAAATGCGCTCCATGACTTTTCCCTATCCGGCAGGAAGCCCGGACCCGTATACTGTCAAAGTCATGTTTGATGCCAGCGAACGGCTCCACAACCTCAGCCAGCTTCAAAACAACCTTGGAATTTACGGCTCCATTCTGGCCGCAGTACTCATCTCGCTGATTTTCTTTTTCACCAACAGGCTGGTCGACCCCATCAAAACCCTCGTGGTAGCCATGCACGACTATACGAGCAAAGGGGTTACATCTTTTAATATTCCCCGCTCCACAAAGGAAATATATGAGCTTGTAAACGCCTTCCGTGAAATGATCTGTGATCTGGAAGAGAACAAAAAATCACTGGTTGATGCGGAGAAAAAATACCGCACCATCTTTGAAAAAGCACTGCAGGGCATTTATCAGACCGACCTTGACGGCAAGATCATAGTTGCCAACCCGGCCATTGCCCGAATTTACGGAGCAGAAAACACAGACGAACTGACCGGAACCAGACCGGGCAGCCATGCATTCAAGTACAGTTCCCCTGAATCCCACGAATTATTCCTGCGCGAAATAGTGGAAAAAGGAGAAAACAAATCGCAATCATTTTCACTGATAAACTCTGCCGGGCAGGAAAAACTTATCATTGAATCCGGCCAGCTGCTTTATGACGAAGAAGGCAAGCCTTTTGCCATCGAAGGAGCAGTCCGCGATGAAACCCGCAAAATGCAACAGGAGAAGACCGAGCGCAAACGGTCCATCGCCGAAGCTGCCAGCAAGGCCAAGAGCGTATTCCTCGACAACTCCGGACAGGGATTCCTCTCATTCGGCCCCGAACTGCTGGTCGACGGAGAGTTCAGCCGGGAATGTGCCAACATTCTGCCGGATATGTGCGCGGGCTGCGAAATAAGCAAGCTGCTCTATCCCGACCCGGATGACGATAAAATACGCAAGCAGTTCGCCTTCAACCTGCAACGCATCCTGAAAGAAGAGCAGGAATTCAAGCGCGACCTTTTCATCTCCCTCATGCCGCAGGAATTCAACCTGATCCGTAAGATTGTCAAATGTGACTATAAATATATTGAAGGCCAGCTGATGATGATCCTCACCGACATCACAGCAGAGCGTAAATTGGAAGAAACTGCCAAGCAGGAACAAAAAAGGCTGCGCTTTATTGTCAGTACCGTACGTTCCAGCAAAGACTTTTTCGATATAACCGAATCTTTCAATGATTTCTGCGCAGAAACTTTCGGTCCGGCCTTGAAATCAGGCCCGGAAAGTCCCGAACAGCTGGAAGAACTCTATCGCGGAGTGCATACCTTCAAAGGACTGATGCTGCAGCAGGACTTCATCCACACTCCGCCCATGCTTCATGAGCTTGAGACACTGCTGGGCAATGCTGCACAGGAGCCATCTTCCGGCAACGCATCAATGCAGCAGCTTTTTTCCGCATGCAAGCAGGCATTTGACAAAGACATGGAAATCATCCGTGAAAGCCTGGGAGAAAAATTCCTCAAAGCGGGACCGGCCGTCAGCCTTTCCCGTGAAACTGCAGAAGAATTGAAAAACATGGCTGCAGATATGCTGGCCGAAGCTCAAGCTCCTAACCATTCCGATGAAACGCGCAAGGCTCTTCTTGAACTGACCAGAATTGACCACCTTTCCATAATTGAAGCCCTTGAAAACGGCGGCAGGGTCGTGGACCGCCTTGCTCCTGCCCTGGAAAAAGAAGTTGATGCATTCACAGTGGAAGGCGACGACATCTACCTTGACGCGGAAAAATTCGGTCCCTTCCTGCAATCACTTGTCCATGTCTTCCGCAACGCCATAGACCACGGAATTGAAACCCCGGACGAAAGGCTTGAACTGGAGAAGGAAGGCCCTGCCCGCATCAGCTGTTCCGTCCACACCGCCGGGGGCAATATTGAAATAATTATTGCTGACAACGGCAGGGGAATCGATGCTGATCTGATAAGAGAGGCAGCCGTAGCAAAAGGAATGATGAACGAAGAAGAGGCCGTCGCCATGACGGATGAAGAGATACAGGGACTGATATTTAAAACCATGTTCTCCACCAGAGAAAAAGTCACCTCCCTGTCCGGACGTGGAGTGGGTCTGGGAGCTGTCAGCACTGAAGTGGAAGCACTGGGTGGAACAGTCCGGGTAGAATCCGAATTGTGGAAGGGGACAAAATTCATATTCAACCTTCCGCTGGAAACCATTGACTAA
- a CDS encoding phosphate/phosphite/phosphonate ABC transporter substrate-binding protein, whose amino-acid sequence MKKVLCMLTALLLSFSLALPAQANGKITIGLIPWSKPKVMYNSYKDIASYLGKELGMEVSIVITKDYDDLVNRMNMGMVDVGRFSSSLYVQTKDKMKDLTYLATAVNRDGQGGVRDFYQGVILSRKDSGIKNLADAKGKKFAFTDPGSSSGYVYPKMLLEEKGINPDSYFSKVFFLKKHDKVIDALRKKSIDLGATYDELLWLKQKEFGDIFTVVAETPEIPYGCFAAAPGLKPELTAKLKKALASYKVEKEDWDKVFEEAPIGFSVRDDAFYNPVREARKFK is encoded by the coding sequence ATGAAAAAGGTACTCTGCATGCTGACGGCACTGCTGCTGTCTTTCAGCCTTGCACTCCCCGCACAGGCCAATGGGAAAATAACTATCGGCCTGATTCCGTGGAGCAAACCCAAGGTGATGTACAATTCCTACAAAGATATCGCCTCCTATCTGGGTAAAGAGCTCGGCATGGAAGTATCCATCGTTATCACCAAAGACTATGACGATCTGGTCAACCGCATGAACATGGGCATGGTGGATGTCGGCCGTTTCTCCTCCAGCCTTTATGTGCAGACCAAAGACAAGATGAAAGACCTTACCTATCTTGCAACAGCCGTTAACCGTGACGGTCAGGGCGGAGTACGCGATTTTTATCAGGGAGTTATCCTCTCGCGCAAAGATTCAGGCATTAAGAATCTAGCCGATGCCAAAGGCAAAAAATTCGCCTTCACCGACCCCGGATCGTCTTCCGGATATGTGTATCCCAAAATGCTGCTGGAAGAAAAAGGAATCAACCCCGACAGCTATTTTTCCAAAGTTTTTTTCCTGAAAAAGCATGATAAAGTCATTGATGCCCTGCGAAAAAAATCCATCGATCTGGGTGCAACCTACGATGAACTGCTCTGGCTCAAACAGAAGGAATTCGGCGACATTTTCACTGTCGTTGCAGAAACCCCGGAGATTCCCTACGGCTGTTTTGCCGCCGCTCCGGGCCTGAAGCCCGAATTGACCGCGAAACTGAAAAAAGCCCTTGCCTCATACAAAGTGGAGAAAGAAGATTGGGACAAGGTTTTCGAAGAAGCCCCCATCGGCTTCTCAGTACGTGACGACGCTTTTTACAATCCCGTACGTGAAGCCCGTAAGTTCAAATAA
- a CDS encoding class I SAM-dependent methyltransferase gives MDSKDKVRKAFTGDHVLQYDRKSQQANWLDPDIIFGLAYRYVDPGQSILDLGIGTGLSSILFHRAGLEVHGLDFSSEMLEVCAGKSFAASLAKQDLSKAPYPLEDNSINHAVCTGVTHIFEDMGIIFSEINRVLKNAGIFGFVVADGDMDEPDGEALTCQKDKKSRVKFHRHSQKSLEELYKKHGFEELNTLSFTSSSIGRIKRTYKACIVRKI, from the coding sequence ATGGACAGCAAAGACAAAGTAAGAAAAGCCTTCACCGGAGACCACGTGCTCCAATATGACCGAAAATCACAGCAGGCCAACTGGCTGGACCCGGACATTATCTTCGGACTGGCCTACCGCTATGTTGATCCGGGTCAAAGCATCCTTGATCTCGGTATCGGAACCGGACTTTCCTCCATTCTTTTCCACCGGGCGGGACTGGAAGTCCACGGGCTGGATTTCTCAAGTGAAATGCTGGAAGTGTGCGCAGGAAAAAGCTTTGCGGCCAGCCTTGCCAAGCAGGACCTGAGCAAAGCCCCCTACCCCCTTGAAGACAACTCAATCAACCATGCTGTCTGCACCGGGGTAACCCATATATTTGAAGACATGGGAATAATTTTTTCTGAAATCAACCGGGTGCTGAAAAATGCCGGGATATTCGGATTTGTAGTGGCGGACGGAGACATGGACGAACCGGACGGAGAGGCCCTGACCTGCCAGAAAGATAAAAAAAGCAGGGTAAAATTCCACCGACACTCGCAGAAATCACTGGAAGAATTATACAAAAAGCATGGTTTTGAAGAGTTGAACACCCTCAGTTTCACATCATCTTCCATAGGTCGGATTAAAAGGACCTACAAAGCCTGCATAGTACGCAAAATATAA
- a CDS encoding DUF3365 domain-containing protein, which translates to MLIFSEDSQSAASSKRYVKIAALFVLITLTVGLLLFATVRHYVVSKAEDKIKEILLVHKGMHHYVQEIMHPALYKYKDENHITKDFYAPELFSSSFIIRNLHGFYNQEKKAAADDEVYYKMAANNPRNAVNMADPLERDLIRMFNENRDVKKYREIVTIDGKQYLYVALPFLENKERCLVCHGKREDAPAMLRERYKGAGGYDEEIGIIRAITSIRAPLEKEFSDIYIIGGSLFSGVAIIVGLLFLSTRLKGVVNRRTRKLEKEVEVRTEAENEVRKLRNYLSNMIDSMPSEIIGVTPDGTITQWNIKAGDDFGISKEEAIGKKIELVVPRLAREMERVREAVESRTVQSEAKHERRENGEIHYEDITVYPLVANGVEGAVIRIDDITGRVNLEQVLVQSEKMMSVGGLAAGMAHEVNNPLAGILGSAYNIKKRVFSDMESNRKIAEECGVSLEGVQAYLEKRKVDHMLDSIQESGKRAASIVDNMLSFSRKSDQHMDDYDLIALMDKTLDLAANDYNLKKFYDFRQIQIVREFDPDMPRVKCEGNEIQQVLLNLFKNGAEAMTEKEYGDEKPCFHCRIYRQGDMAVLEVEDNGPGMDEAIRTRVFEPFYTTKGVGKGTGLGLSVSYFIITDQHEGSMAVESEPGEGTRFIIKIPIK; encoded by the coding sequence ATGCTTATTTTTTCAGAAGATTCACAATCTGCTGCTTCGTCAAAGCGTTATGTGAAAATAGCGGCCCTGTTCGTGTTGATAACGCTGACAGTGGGGTTGCTCCTTTTTGCAACTGTGCGTCATTACGTGGTCAGTAAGGCCGAGGATAAGATCAAGGAAATTCTGCTGGTCCATAAGGGTATGCATCATTATGTGCAGGAGATAATGCACCCGGCATTATATAAATATAAGGATGAGAATCATATTACAAAAGATTTTTATGCCCCGGAACTCTTCTCTTCTTCTTTCATAATAAGGAACCTGCACGGATTTTACAATCAGGAGAAAAAAGCTGCCGCAGATGATGAAGTTTATTACAAGATGGCGGCCAATAACCCCAGAAATGCCGTAAACATGGCAGATCCCCTTGAACGTGATTTGATCCGCATGTTTAATGAAAACAGGGATGTGAAAAAGTACCGCGAAATTGTTACCATTGACGGGAAACAGTATCTCTACGTGGCTTTGCCTTTTCTTGAAAACAAAGAGAGGTGCCTTGTCTGCCACGGAAAGCGCGAGGATGCCCCGGCTATGCTGCGTGAGAGATACAAGGGGGCCGGAGGATACGATGAAGAGATTGGAATCATCCGGGCCATTACTTCCATCCGGGCTCCTCTGGAAAAGGAATTTTCTGATATTTATATAATCGGCGGGTCCTTGTTTTCCGGTGTGGCGATTATAGTCGGCCTGTTGTTTTTGAGTACCAGGTTAAAAGGAGTGGTCAACAGGCGGACGCGAAAACTGGAAAAAGAGGTGGAAGTGCGCACTGAGGCTGAAAATGAGGTCAGAAAGTTGCGCAATTACCTGTCTAATATGATTGATTCCATGCCGTCCGAAATAATCGGCGTAACTCCGGACGGGACTATTACCCAGTGGAATATCAAGGCCGGGGACGATTTCGGGATTTCCAAGGAAGAAGCGATCGGTAAGAAGATTGAACTGGTGGTTCCCCGGTTGGCCCGCGAGATGGAACGGGTCCGTGAGGCAGTGGAATCGCGCACGGTACAGAGTGAAGCCAAGCACGAGCGCAGGGAGAACGGCGAAATCCATTACGAGGACATAACCGTATATCCGCTGGTAGCAAACGGCGTGGAGGGGGCGGTTATCCGCATTGATGATATTACGGGCCGGGTCAATCTGGAGCAGGTGCTGGTCCAGTCTGAAAAAATGATGTCCGTGGGCGGTCTTGCAGCGGGCATGGCCCATGAAGTCAACAATCCCTTGGCCGGAATTCTCGGCAGTGCATATAACATAAAGAAGCGTGTGTTCAGTGATATGGAATCCAATCGCAAGATTGCTGAAGAATGCGGGGTTTCTCTTGAAGGGGTTCAGGCTTATCTTGAAAAGAGAAAGGTGGACCACATGCTTGATTCTATTCAGGAAAGCGGCAAGCGGGCGGCGTCCATTGTAGATAATATGCTCAGCTTCAGCCGGAAAAGTGATCAGCATATGGATGATTATGATCTTATCGCACTGATGGATAAGACCCTTGATCTGGCTGCAAATGATTACAACCTGAAGAAGTTTTATGACTTCCGGCAGATTCAAATAGTTCGCGAGTTTGACCCGGATATGCCCCGCGTTAAATGTGAAGGCAATGAAATTCAGCAGGTGCTTTTGAATCTTTTCAAAAACGGTGCGGAAGCAATGACCGAGAAGGAGTACGGTGATGAAAAACCATGTTTCCATTGCAGGATTTATCGGCAGGGAGACATGGCAGTTCTGGAGGTTGAAGATAACGGTCCCGGCATGGATGAAGCCATCCGCACCAGAGTTTTTGAGCCGTTTTACACTACTAAAGGTGTGGGCAAGGGGACCGGACTGGGCTTGTCTGTTTCATATTTTATCATCACCGATCAGCATGAAGGCAGTATGGCTGTGGAATCTGAACCCGGTGAAGGCACCAGATTCATAATTAAAATTCCCATTAAGTAA
- a CDS encoding DegQ family serine endoprotease — translation MNLKRYIGLLALITVLILPVYAQAQGLPSFVDLAKKCGPAVVNINTVKMVEVGNPMEDFFKFHGKGGNNPFEQFFKQFNNRGGNGNQPKQKRKTGSLGSGFIISKDGYVVTNNHVVASADEITVKLQNDGHEYPAKIIGRDKETDLALLKIEVKKDLPYLEFADSEKAEVGEWVLAIGNPFGLGHTVTKGIISAKGRIIGAGPFDNFIQTDASINPGNSGGPLIDLKGRVIGINTAIIASGQGIGFAIPSNMAENVISQLKTDHKVSRGWLGVTIQDTDENTARALGLKTKTGALVNSVNPGDPADKGGMKVGDVIIKIDGEKVDDTNDLLRTIAALPPGKSVNVKVWRKGREKNLRIVLGERNGKGVVAEAEKMSPKAAEENLDDLGLVVRRVNRKAEAESLGLDRPEGLLVIEVMQGTPSEEAAIAVGDVILEANQHKVNTIKDLQKIINTEGKKRGLVMLLLKRQGHNIFRTIELKDK, via the coding sequence ATGAATCTTAAACGCTACATTGGTTTACTTGCTCTCATTACTGTACTCATCCTGCCTGTCTACGCGCAGGCACAAGGACTGCCTTCTTTTGTCGATCTGGCAAAAAAATGCGGGCCGGCAGTGGTTAACATCAATACCGTGAAAATGGTCGAAGTGGGCAACCCCATGGAAGACTTTTTTAAATTCCACGGCAAAGGTGGAAACAACCCCTTTGAACAGTTCTTCAAGCAGTTCAACAACCGGGGGGGCAACGGAAACCAGCCCAAACAGAAACGCAAAACCGGCTCTTTGGGGTCTGGATTCATCATCTCCAAAGACGGTTACGTGGTCACTAACAACCACGTGGTCGCCTCTGCGGATGAAATCACTGTCAAGCTCCAGAATGACGGTCACGAATACCCGGCAAAAATTATCGGACGCGACAAGGAAACCGACCTTGCGCTCCTGAAAATCGAAGTGAAAAAAGACCTGCCCTACCTTGAATTTGCCGACTCCGAAAAAGCGGAAGTGGGCGAATGGGTACTGGCCATCGGCAACCCCTTCGGCCTCGGACATACCGTGACCAAAGGAATCATCAGTGCCAAAGGCCGCATCATCGGCGCAGGTCCGTTTGACAACTTCATCCAGACCGATGCCAGCATCAACCCCGGTAACTCCGGCGGTCCGCTCATCGATCTCAAAGGCCGGGTCATCGGTATCAACACCGCCATCATCGCCAGCGGTCAGGGCATCGGCTTTGCCATCCCCAGCAACATGGCTGAAAATGTCATTTCCCAGCTCAAGACCGACCACAAGGTCAGCCGCGGCTGGCTGGGCGTGACCATTCAGGACACTGATGAAAACACCGCCAGAGCCCTCGGTCTCAAAACAAAGACCGGCGCACTGGTTAATTCCGTCAATCCCGGCGATCCTGCAGACAAAGGCGGCATGAAAGTCGGCGACGTCATTATTAAAATCGACGGCGAAAAAGTTGATGACACCAACGACCTGCTGCGCACCATTGCGGCACTGCCTCCGGGCAAATCCGTAAACGTCAAGGTCTGGCGCAAAGGACGCGAAAAGAACCTGCGTATCGTGCTCGGAGAACGCAACGGCAAAGGTGTTGTGGCTGAAGCTGAGAAGATGTCCCCCAAAGCAGCGGAAGAAAACCTTGACGACCTCGGACTGGTGGTCCGCAGGGTCAACCGCAAGGCTGAAGCTGAATCACTCGGACTGGACAGACCCGAAGGTCTGCTGGTCATCGAAGTGATGCAGGGCACTCCCTCTGAAGAGGCTGCCATTGCAGTGGGCGATGTTATCCTTGAAGCCAACCAGCACAAGGTCAATACCATCAAGGATCTGCAGAAGATCATCAACACTGAAGGCAAAAAACGCGGACTGGTCATGCTGCTCCTGAAACGTCAGGGACACAACATCTTCCGCACTATTGAACTGAAAGACAAATAG